Proteins co-encoded in one Quercus robur chromosome 8, dhQueRobu3.1, whole genome shotgun sequence genomic window:
- the LOC126694187 gene encoding heavy metal-associated isoprenylated plant protein 47-like, translating into MKQKIIIRVQMTCEKCRIKAMKIASNTTGVISVAVEGSDKDHLVVIGQDVDSANLTGSLRKKLSYGAAILSVEEVKEKEKPAEEKEKPKEDKKPNNPEEHALVFHQYPPVPIFCEVVYDPDPSFCSIM; encoded by the exons ATGAAG caaaaaattattatccGGGTGCAAATGACCTGTGAAAAATGCAGAATCAAGGCCATGAAGATTGCTAGCAACACTACTG GTGTGATCTCAGTAGCAGTAGAAGGGTCTGATAAAGATCATTTGGTGGTGATTGGCCAAGATGTGGACTCCGCTAATTTGACCGGCTCGTTGAGGAAGAAGCTTTCCTATGGTGCCGCCATTTTGAGCGTTGAAGAAgtgaaggagaaagaaaagccggcggaagagaaagaaaagccAAAGGAGGATAAGAAACCAAATAATCCTGAAGAACATGCGCTAGTGTTCCATCAATATCCACCAGTTCCCATATTCTGTGAAGTAGTCTATGATCCTGATCCAAGTTTCTGCTCCATCATGTGA